A DNA window from Parabacteroides johnsonii DSM 18315 contains the following coding sequences:
- a CDS encoding heavy-metal-associated domain-containing protein produces the protein MATTKFKTNAKCGGCVAAIGAKLNTLMASDDWSIDLTDPNKVLEVKVDLAPATVIAAVKEAGFKAEQL, from the coding sequence ATGGCAACAACAAAATTTAAGACAAATGCAAAGTGTGGTGGATGTGTAGCGGCAATAGGTGCAAAGCTCAATACGTTAATGGCCTCGGATGACTGGTCGATCGATTTGACCGATCCGAATAAGGTGCTGGAAGTGAAAGTTGATCTTGCTCCTGCTACTGTGATTGCAGCAGTAAAAGAGGCCGGGTTCAAGGCTGAACAGTTATAA
- a CDS encoding SGNH/GDSL hydrolase family protein, translated as MNKDNNFGRLLLLLLIALGICLGLYYLPDQLFGMKIKKVDLLSDLRVKPESLSMDSLRMQLEQPDTIRIDSAAIRDSILKTTGIDSVALALRDSLYKVMYADKGADSLGTRIEDYSVGHIGLKRFFATLRNSRQASRPVRIAFLGDSFIEGDIVVADFRSGMQEQFGGRGVGFVPVMSVAAQFRPTIEQKAEGWTTWSMLTDHYHRYTLSGMTFEPKGEKPSISVKTTDRYPELKTVSSLKFLYEKNSRTQMTLVCNGTQDTIRETLKPTSVITQYEQTGTFTEASFSFADTAGFRALGVALEDNSGVIVDNYSLRGNSGMILSRLDSARCRELNEIRPYDLVVLQYGLNIVSDSVLLYGWYAKRMEEAVRHVRVCFPDADILMLGVSDRSRQVDGTFETMPAVLALLHAQRQAARRSGVAFWNVFGAMGGENSMVRFVENNWASKDYTHLSFRGGKEIASALLKAILLEKEFYDEADKVAR; from the coding sequence ATGAATAAAGATAATAATTTCGGCAGGCTTTTGCTCCTGCTACTTATTGCGTTAGGTATCTGTTTGGGGCTTTATTACTTACCGGACCAGCTGTTCGGCATGAAAATAAAAAAAGTTGATTTGCTTTCCGATCTCAGGGTAAAGCCTGAATCCCTGTCTATGGATTCCTTGCGTATGCAATTGGAACAACCGGATACGATCCGGATAGATTCGGCCGCCATACGCGATTCGATCCTGAAAACGACAGGTATCGATTCTGTCGCTCTTGCGTTGCGCGATTCGCTTTATAAGGTCATGTATGCGGATAAGGGAGCCGATTCACTGGGAACGCGTATCGAGGATTACTCCGTCGGCCATATCGGTTTGAAGCGGTTCTTTGCCACTTTAAGAAATAGCAGGCAGGCGAGTCGTCCGGTGCGTATCGCCTTTTTGGGAGATTCGTTTATCGAAGGCGATATCGTGGTGGCTGATTTCCGTTCAGGAATGCAGGAGCAGTTCGGAGGACGCGGAGTCGGTTTCGTTCCGGTTATGTCGGTAGCCGCCCAGTTCCGTCCGACGATCGAGCAAAAGGCAGAAGGCTGGACTACCTGGTCTATGCTGACGGACCATTATCATCGGTATACACTTTCCGGAATGACGTTCGAACCGAAAGGAGAGAAGCCGTCTATCTCGGTTAAGACGACAGACCGTTATCCGGAGTTGAAAACGGTTTCTTCCCTCAAATTCCTGTATGAAAAGAATTCCCGCACACAGATGACCTTGGTTTGCAACGGCACGCAGGACACGATCCGCGAAACATTGAAACCGACATCCGTCATCACGCAATACGAACAAACAGGGACCTTCACGGAGGCCTCTTTCAGCTTTGCCGATACGGCCGGTTTCCGTGCTCTCGGAGTCGCGCTTGAAGATAATTCAGGGGTGATCGTGGACAATTATTCCTTGCGTGGCAATTCGGGGATGATCCTTTCGAGGCTGGACAGTGCCCGTTGCAGGGAGTTGAACGAGATACGCCCCTATGATCTGGTCGTTTTGCAGTACGGGTTGAATATCGTCAGTGACAGCGTTCTCCTGTATGGCTGGTACGCCAAACGGATGGAAGAAGCCGTACGCCACGTACGCGTTTGTTTTCCGGATGCCGATATCCTGATGTTAGGTGTTTCGGACAGGAGCCGGCAAGTGGACGGAACCTTCGAAACGATGCCCGCCGTATTGGCCTTGTTGCACGCACAGCGACAGGCAGCCCGCCGCTCGGGTGTTGCTTTCTGGAATGTCTTCGGGGCGATGGGAGGAGAGAACAGTATGGTCCGCTTCGTGGAAAACAACTGGGCCAGCAAAGACTATACACATTTGAGTTTCAGGGGAGGAAAAGAGATCGCTTCTGCCTTGTTGAAAGCCATATTATTAGAAAAGGAGTTTTATGATGAAGCAGACAAAGTGGCTCGTTAA
- a CDS encoding TldD/PmbA family protein, with product MKINRRDFIKTGGMVMLGSLAAPSFLGSCTGNGTDQATGISFAQNHFGVSESDMKKVLAAALEKGGDYADLFFEHSYRNNIGLQDGAVNRASSNIDFGMGVRVLAGDQTGYAYVENVTLDEMLKAARTAARIATGSAGKAPAALTEEPILNNYYGVQTPWDELAVNAKTPYLQKLNDQIFALDKRVHKVMASLGDTTSHILFCNSEGQMYYDYRPMVTLGAVCIMEDNGKIENSYASRAFRMGAEFLTDDIIAEVAKEAVEKTSILFQAIKPKGGEMPVVMGAGGSGILLHEAIGHAFEADFNRKNTSIFSDQLNKKVCNEHINVVDDGTIPFNRGSVNIDDEGIAGQKTYIVKEGILTSYLHDRISAKHYGIPSTGNGRRESFRQMPIPRMRATYMEAGNVTEEEMISTVKKGIYASSFTNGQVQIGAGDFTFFVKDGYLIENGKLTQPIKDINIIGNGPRALADITMVGNNYKMDNGTWTCGKDGQSCPVTCGMPSALVSKLTVGGEN from the coding sequence GTGAAAATCAATAGACGTGATTTTATCAAAACAGGAGGTATGGTTATGCTTGGATCATTAGCGGCTCCCTCATTCCTGGGAAGTTGTACCGGAAATGGAACAGATCAAGCTACCGGTATCTCATTCGCTCAGAACCATTTTGGTGTCAGTGAAAGCGACATGAAGAAAGTGCTGGCGGCAGCACTTGAAAAAGGCGGCGACTATGCCGATCTTTTCTTTGAACATTCCTACCGGAATAACATAGGATTGCAGGACGGAGCCGTAAACCGGGCTTCCTCCAATATCGATTTCGGTATGGGTGTACGCGTATTGGCCGGCGACCAGACCGGTTATGCGTATGTGGAAAACGTGACTCTCGACGAGATGCTGAAAGCAGCCCGTACGGCAGCCCGTATCGCAACCGGCTCGGCAGGAAAAGCTCCGGCAGCCCTGACAGAGGAACCGATCCTGAATAATTATTATGGCGTGCAGACTCCCTGGGACGAACTCGCCGTAAACGCAAAGACCCCGTATCTTCAGAAACTGAACGATCAGATTTTTGCACTCGATAAGCGGGTACATAAGGTAATGGCTTCACTGGGAGACACGACTTCACACATCTTGTTCTGCAATTCCGAGGGACAGATGTACTACGACTATCGCCCGATGGTGACGTTAGGTGCGGTCTGCATCATGGAAGACAACGGGAAGATCGAAAATTCGTATGCATCCCGCGCTTTCCGTATGGGGGCTGAATTCCTGACAGACGATATCATTGCCGAAGTAGCAAAGGAGGCAGTAGAAAAAACCTCCATCCTGTTCCAGGCCATCAAGCCTAAAGGAGGCGAAATGCCGGTCGTAATGGGTGCCGGAGGCTCCGGTATCTTGTTGCATGAAGCAATCGGCCATGCTTTCGAAGCCGACTTCAATCGCAAGAATACGTCTATCTTCTCCGACCAGCTGAACAAGAAGGTTTGTAACGAGCATATCAATGTGGTGGACGACGGTACGATTCCTTTCAACCGCGGTTCTGTCAACATCGACGACGAAGGCATCGCCGGACAGAAGACCTATATCGTGAAGGAAGGCATCCTGACCAGCTACTTGCACGACCGTATCAGCGCCAAGCATTACGGTATTCCGTCAACGGGCAACGGCCGCCGCGAGTCATTCCGCCAGATGCCGATCCCGCGTATGCGCGCTACCTACATGGAAGCCGGAAACGTGACGGAAGAAGAAATGATCTCGACCGTGAAAAAAGGTATCTATGCCTCCAGCTTTACCAATGGACAGGTACAGATCGGTGCGGGCGATTTCACCTTCTTCGTGAAAGACGGTTACCTGATTGAAAACGGTAAACTGACACAGCCGATCAAGGATATCAATATCATCGGTAACGGTCCTCGTGCATTGGCCGATATCACGATGGTCGGAAACAATTACAAGATGGATAACGGCACTTGGACATGCGGCAAGGACGGACAATCCTGCCCGGTAACCTGCGGGATGCCGTCAGCTTTAGTTAGTAAACTTACAGTAGGAGGAGAAAATTGA
- a CDS encoding anaerobic sulfatase-maturation protein translates to MNSPYISPFAKPVYVMLKPVGSICNLACEYCYYLEKGKLYPEVKNHIMSEQLLEKFIKEYLECQTMPQVLFTWHGGETLMRPISFYKKALELQRKYGRGRQIDNCIQTNGTLLNDDWCRFFKENNFLVGVSIDGPQEFHDEYRRNKQGLPSFYKVMKGIELMKKHGVEYNAMAVVNDYNVDYPLEFYNFFKEIDCHYIQFTPIVERLGFHQDGTLLTSPEQQDANIKLAPFTVDAGKWGDFLCAVFDEWLKEDVGNYYIQLFDSTLANWVGEQPGVCTLARTCGHAGVMEFNGDVYACDHFVFPEYKLGNIHTQTLTEMMYSQRQLKFGADKYEKLPTQCKECDYLFACNGECPKNRFLHTANGEPGLNYLCKGYKKFFKHVAPYMDFMKKELLAERPPANVMRWAREDGN, encoded by the coding sequence ATGAACAGTCCGTATATATCCCCGTTCGCGAAACCCGTATATGTAATGTTGAAGCCCGTCGGTTCGATTTGCAACCTGGCGTGCGAATACTGCTATTACCTTGAGAAGGGGAAACTTTATCCTGAGGTGAAAAATCATATCATGAGCGAACAGTTACTGGAAAAATTCATCAAGGAATATCTGGAATGTCAAACGATGCCGCAAGTTCTCTTTACCTGGCATGGTGGTGAAACGCTGATGCGCCCGATCAGCTTCTACAAGAAAGCGTTGGAGTTGCAACGCAAATATGGCCGCGGACGCCAGATTGACAACTGTATCCAGACAAACGGGACGTTGCTTAACGATGACTGGTGCCGTTTCTTCAAAGAGAATAACTTTCTTGTGGGAGTCTCGATTGACGGTCCGCAAGAGTTTCACGACGAATATCGCCGTAACAAGCAAGGTCTTCCTTCTTTTTATAAGGTGATGAAGGGAATCGAACTGATGAAGAAACATGGTGTGGAATATAATGCGATGGCAGTCGTCAACGACTATAACGTAGATTATCCGCTGGAATTCTATAACTTTTTCAAGGAAATAGATTGCCACTATATCCAGTTCACCCCGATTGTGGAACGTCTCGGATTCCATCAGGACGGAACATTGCTCACCTCGCCGGAACAGCAGGATGCAAATATCAAACTGGCCCCTTTCACGGTCGATGCCGGGAAATGGGGAGATTTCCTCTGCGCGGTCTTCGACGAATGGCTGAAAGAAGATGTCGGTAATTATTATATCCAACTTTTCGATTCCACACTGGCAAACTGGGTAGGCGAGCAACCGGGTGTCTGCACACTGGCACGTACTTGCGGACATGCCGGAGTGATGGAATTCAATGGAGATGTATATGCCTGTGACCACTTCGTATTCCCGGAATACAAGTTGGGTAACATCCATACCCAGACGCTTACCGAGATGATGTACAGTCAGCGCCAACTGAAGTTCGGAGCAGACAAATATGAAAAACTCCCAACTCAGTGCAAGGAGTGTGATTACTTGTTTGCCTGCAACGGCGAATGCCCCAAAAACCGTTTCCTCCATACGGCAAACGGCGAACCCGGATTGAACTATCTATGTAAAGGTTACAAGAAATTTTTCAAGCATGTGGCTCCTTACATGGATTTCATGAAAAAAGAATTGTTGGCCGAGCGCCCGCCTGCTAATGTTATGCGATGGGCAAGGGAGGATGGGAATTAA
- a CDS encoding GDSL-type esterase/lipase family protein yields the protein MMKQTKWLVNLSACLVLMAVSAVGAKGKLAGPRGAREQGGLDTIPLPSRIYSIGKEVDSIQSPSSLQPFFAGLDSLRAGKDTVLTIVHLGDSHIQAGYYSGKVMRLLQAQFGNAGRGWIAPFKLSRTNEPDDYFISSSVREWVTGRCIQTNKKCPVGIGGIGIQSVSPSINLDVRIAPNNGAGYSFNQAILYRGEKAMPMLPAGPLKDSVQTFLATVPAVAGVLADTFRISYPVDTLQLHSTRRKQGTDKLLPASTFKNIYYGFSLTNGNPGVLYHSVGVNGAMYVNYTDEAYVRQLALLKPSLLIISLGTNETFGRRFRPEEFGGQVRAFVSLVKKQMPETAILLTTPPECYKRTYVNKKRTYVRNANTQLAAKAIVKAAHEEGVACWDLFATTGGKSSCIKWHKEKLMGRDRIHFTKEGYREQGTLLYRALMQSYNQMLKIRKDDE from the coding sequence ATGATGAAGCAGACAAAGTGGCTCGTTAATCTGTCGGCTTGCCTGGTTTTGATGGCCGTCAGTGCCGTCGGAGCAAAAGGAAAATTGGCGGGCCCGCGCGGGGCGAGGGAACAGGGGGGCCTCGATACGATCCCGCTCCCTTCCCGCATTTATTCGATCGGGAAGGAGGTCGATTCGATCCAGTCACCCTCTTCGCTACAGCCCTTCTTTGCCGGACTGGATTCGCTCAGGGCGGGGAAGGATACCGTATTGACGATCGTCCATTTAGGCGATTCCCACATACAGGCCGGTTATTATTCCGGTAAGGTGATGCGTCTTTTGCAGGCGCAGTTCGGGAATGCCGGACGCGGATGGATCGCCCCTTTCAAGTTGAGCCGGACGAATGAACCGGACGACTATTTCATCTCTTCTTCCGTCCGCGAATGGGTGACGGGACGCTGTATCCAGACCAATAAGAAATGTCCTGTCGGAATCGGCGGGATCGGTATCCAGTCCGTTTCGCCCTCCATCAATTTGGATGTCCGGATAGCGCCTAACAACGGAGCCGGCTATTCCTTCAACCAAGCGATCCTTTACCGGGGGGAGAAGGCCATGCCGATGTTGCCGGCCGGTCCGCTTAAAGATTCCGTACAGACATTTTTGGCTACGGTTCCGGCTGTCGCTGGTGTCCTGGCCGATACCTTCCGCATTTCTTATCCGGTTGATACGTTGCAGTTGCATAGTACCCGGAGGAAACAAGGTACGGATAAGCTGCTTCCGGCCTCCACCTTCAAGAATATTTATTACGGTTTCAGCCTGACGAATGGCAATCCGGGCGTCCTCTACCATTCGGTCGGTGTGAACGGAGCGATGTATGTCAATTACACAGACGAAGCCTATGTCCGACAGTTGGCCCTGCTGAAACCTTCTTTACTGATCATTTCGTTGGGTACGAACGAGACTTTCGGTCGCCGCTTCCGTCCGGAAGAATTCGGCGGGCAGGTACGCGCGTTTGTTTCCCTCGTCAAGAAGCAGATGCCTGAAACAGCTATTCTGCTTACCACTCCGCCGGAATGTTACAAGCGGACGTATGTCAATAAGAAGCGGACGTATGTCCGTAACGCGAATACCCAGCTTGCTGCAAAAGCAATTGTAAAAGCGGCCCATGAAGAGGGCGTAGCCTGCTGGGACCTTTTTGCCACTACGGGAGGGAAAAGTTCTTGTATCAAATGGCATAAGGAGAAACTGATGGGGCGTGACCGCATCCATTTCACAAAGGAAGGCTATCGCGAACAAGGAACCTTGTTATATCGTGCCCTGATGCAATCTTATAATCAAATGTTGAAAATCAGAAAAGATGATGAATGA
- a CDS encoding N-acetylmuramoyl-L-alanine amidase family protein, whose product MKFKLSIIFALFLTILCANRLQAQEKAFPKKGEGVTLFLKRHNRTGAAYQKQFIELNKKKLGKGNVLRMGVKYTLPPLQGKEAVSAAAKRANYEPLFGKELASYKVTSSELKGACFYLVSGHGGPDPGAIGRIGKIELHEDEYAYDIVLRLARNLMMKGAKVHIIIQDAKDGIRDDKYLKNSKRETCMGSPIPFNQVRRLKQRSDKINSLFKQDKYAYKRAIFVHVDSRNKGHQTDVFFYHQNKNSESKHLAKTMRTTFTHKYKKHQPGRGFTGTVDGRNLYVLRHTTPASVFVELGNIQNSFDQQRIILSDNRQALANWLCEGFVTDYNRYRKKTR is encoded by the coding sequence ATGAAGTTCAAACTTAGTATCATATTCGCATTATTCCTCACCATACTTTGCGCCAACCGGTTACAGGCCCAGGAGAAAGCATTTCCCAAGAAAGGCGAAGGCGTCACCCTGTTCCTCAAACGTCACAACCGTACAGGAGCCGCCTATCAGAAACAGTTCATCGAACTGAATAAAAAGAAATTAGGCAAGGGAAACGTCCTTAGGATGGGAGTCAAATATACGCTTCCCCCTTTACAAGGAAAAGAAGCTGTCTCAGCCGCCGCCAAACGAGCGAACTATGAACCGTTGTTCGGTAAAGAACTGGCCTCCTATAAAGTAACATCGTCCGAACTGAAAGGAGCCTGTTTCTATCTGGTCAGCGGGCATGGAGGTCCTGATCCGGGGGCAATCGGACGGATTGGCAAAATCGAGTTGCACGAAGACGAATATGCTTATGACATCGTGCTTCGGCTGGCACGCAACCTGATGATGAAAGGAGCCAAAGTTCACATTATCATCCAAGATGCCAAAGACGGTATACGGGACGATAAATACCTGAAAAACAGCAAACGGGAAACCTGCATGGGCAGTCCGATCCCTTTCAACCAGGTTCGCCGCCTGAAACAACGAAGTGACAAGATAAACTCCTTGTTCAAGCAGGATAAATATGCCTACAAACGAGCTATCTTCGTACATGTGGACAGCCGGAACAAGGGACACCAGACCGATGTTTTTTTCTATCACCAGAATAAAAACTCCGAAAGCAAACATCTGGCAAAAACCATGCGGACGACTTTCACCCATAAATACAAGAAGCACCAGCCGGGACGAGGGTTTACCGGAACGGTGGACGGACGGAACCTATACGTGTTGAGACATACGACACCAGCCTCCGTTTTCGTCGAGTTAGGCAATATCCAAAACAGTTTCGACCAGCAACGAATCATCTTGAGTGATAATCGGCAGGCACTCGCGAATTGGCTTTGTGAAGGATTTGTCACCGATTACAACCGCTACAGGAAAAAAACACGATGA
- a CDS encoding TldD/PmbA family protein: MITNENKKLAQWAMEFALKNGCQASRVSIYNGSSSSFEIRDMKMDRLQQASENSLVIHLFVDGRFGSFSTNRLDKKELEGFIRNGIASTRFLAEDKARTLPDASLYYKGGGADLQLIDPKFDSIQPDDKVALAMNVCNEMMGKDARIISANSSYSDEKDFKYMVASNGFEGEASGSSFSLVASVSIKGEGDARPESYWFDSSLYYDTLVKEGLGAKALERVMRKLGQKKVASGKYQMVVDNMNSSRLLSPVIDALYGSSIQQKNSFLLDKIDQKVLGDRLTIIDEPHMVGASGARYFDGEGVATKRMPVFENGVLKTYYIDTYSANKMDMKQTIASPSILTMQMGNRDADGLIASVDKGILVTGFNGGNSNSTTGDFSYGVEGFLIEKGCLTQPISEMNATGNMISLWSNLAEVGNDPRTFSSWRVPSLLFDGVDFSGL, encoded by the coding sequence ATGATAACGAACGAAAATAAAAAGCTGGCTCAATGGGCTATGGAATTTGCCTTGAAAAACGGTTGCCAGGCCTCACGTGTAAGCATCTATAACGGATCGAGCAGTTCTTTCGAAATACGCGACATGAAGATGGACCGTTTGCAGCAGGCATCGGAAAACAGTTTGGTGATCCATCTGTTTGTGGACGGGCGTTTCGGCTCCTTCTCCACAAACCGTCTGGATAAAAAGGAACTGGAAGGTTTCATTCGCAACGGTATCGCTTCCACTCGTTTCCTAGCGGAAGACAAGGCACGCACGTTGCCCGACGCTTCTCTCTATTATAAAGGAGGAGGTGCTGACCTGCAACTGATCGATCCGAAATTCGACTCGATCCAGCCGGACGATAAAGTGGCGCTGGCCATGAACGTCTGCAACGAAATGATGGGGAAAGACGCCCGTATCATCTCGGCCAATTCATCCTACAGCGACGAAAAGGATTTCAAATATATGGTTGCCAGCAATGGTTTCGAAGGGGAAGCATCCGGTTCCTCTTTCAGCTTGGTTGCCAGCGTAAGCATCAAAGGCGAAGGGGATGCCCGCCCGGAATCATACTGGTTCGACTCTTCGCTCTATTATGATACGCTGGTTAAGGAAGGCTTGGGTGCAAAAGCTCTGGAACGTGTAATGCGTAAGCTGGGACAGAAGAAGGTCGCTTCCGGCAAGTATCAGATGGTTGTGGACAATATGAATTCCTCCCGCCTGCTTTCTCCGGTAATCGATGCATTGTACGGTTCTTCCATCCAGCAGAAAAACTCTTTTCTGTTGGATAAAATCGACCAGAAAGTATTGGGTGACCGCCTGACAATTATCGACGAGCCGCACATGGTGGGTGCATCCGGTGCCCGCTATTTCGATGGCGAAGGCGTAGCGACAAAGCGTATGCCGGTGTTTGAAAACGGTGTTCTGAAAACCTATTATATCGATACTTATTCAGCCAATAAGATGGATATGAAACAGACTATCGCCTCCCCTTCTATCCTGACCATGCAGATGGGAAATAGAGATGCGGATGGTCTGATCGCATCTGTCGATAAAGGCATTCTGGTAACCGGCTTCAACGGCGGCAACAGCAACAGTACGACCGGCGACTTCTCCTACGGTGTGGAAGGTTTCCTAATCGAAAAAGGCTGCCTGACACAGCCCATCTCCGAAATGAATGCAACAGGCAACATGATTTCTTTGTGGAGCAACCTAGCCGAAGTCGGCAACGACCCTCGCACGTTCTCCAGCTGGCGTGTTCCTTCGTTATTATTCGACGGAGTGGATTTTAGCGGACTATAG
- a CDS encoding NUDIX hydrolase: METPKNRNWKVLKSEYLSRQPWFTVRKEEVELPNGNRIPEYYIFEYPEWINVIAITKEQKFVFVSQYRHGLGITAYELCAGVCEKEDASPLISAQRELLEETGYGNGNWSELMVIGVNPSTHTNQTYCYLATDVEPVTVQHLEATEDLSVHLLTLDEVKELLLDDRIKQALHAAPLWKYMAMNHLI, from the coding sequence ATGGAAACTCCGAAAAACAGAAACTGGAAAGTATTGAAAAGTGAATATCTATCCCGCCAACCTTGGTTCACCGTGCGCAAGGAAGAAGTGGAATTACCGAATGGGAACAGAATCCCCGAATATTATATATTCGAATATCCGGAATGGATCAACGTGATCGCAATCACCAAAGAGCAGAAATTCGTATTTGTAAGCCAATACCGTCATGGCCTGGGTATTACGGCTTACGAACTTTGCGCCGGTGTCTGCGAAAAGGAAGACGCCTCCCCACTCATCTCCGCCCAACGGGAATTGCTCGAGGAAACCGGTTACGGCAACGGAAATTGGAGCGAACTGATGGTAATAGGCGTCAATCCGAGCACCCATACCAACCAGACTTACTGTTATCTTGCCACGGATGTCGAACCCGTCACAGTCCAACACCTTGAAGCGACAGAAGACCTGAGTGTCCATCTCCTGACGCTCGATGAAGTAAAAGAATTACTCCTCGACGACCGGATCAAACAAGCGCTCCATGCCGCCCCACTTTGGAAATACATGGCGATGAATCATTTGATCTGA
- the trhA gene encoding PAQR family membrane homeostasis protein TrhA yields MIARQRQTYGEEVANVLTHGAGMLLGLTAIVVLMMAAIRSGNPWAIGSFAVYAVCMTLSYVTSTFYHASTHARQKRLLRRFDHSAIYLHIAGTYTPFTLVALRQEGYWGWSLFAIVWIAAVVGVWLSFRKMKKKDHLKTVCYLAMGWVVIIAFKPLLHVFRETGSMDVLYWLIGGGLFYTVGSLFFFLDKYKYMHPVWHFFVLGGSVCHFISIYLLV; encoded by the coding sequence ATGATTGCCCGGCAACGACAAACATACGGTGAAGAGGTAGCCAATGTCCTGACACATGGCGCCGGGATGCTTTTGGGACTAACCGCTATCGTTGTTTTGATGATGGCGGCTATCCGAAGCGGCAATCCTTGGGCGATCGGCAGTTTTGCTGTTTATGCTGTTTGTATGACACTTTCGTATGTGACATCTACATTTTACCATGCTTCGACCCATGCACGGCAGAAAAGGCTTTTACGCCGGTTCGACCATAGTGCGATCTATCTGCATATTGCGGGGACTTATACACCCTTTACTCTGGTAGCCCTTCGGCAGGAAGGCTATTGGGGTTGGTCGCTATTCGCCATCGTATGGATTGCGGCAGTGGTCGGTGTCTGGTTGAGTTTCCGGAAGATGAAGAAGAAAGACCATCTGAAAACGGTTTGCTATCTGGCAATGGGCTGGGTAGTCATAATTGCCTTCAAGCCCTTACTGCATGTCTTTCGTGAGACTGGTTCGATGGATGTTCTGTATTGGTTGATAGGAGGAGGGCTGTTTTATACGGTGGGCAGCTTGTTTTTCTTCCTGGACAAGTATAAATATATGCATCCTGTTTGGCATTTCTTTGTGCTGGGAGGGAGCGTCTGCCATTTTATATCGATTTACCTGTTGGTATAA